GGTGACCGGGCGGCCGATCCGCCGCAGCCGGAACGTGCGCGGCGGCATGAGGGTTTCCGTGTGCTCGATGGCGACGGGCACCACCGGCGTGCCCGTGCGGATCGCGAGCAGCACCAGGCCGCCCTGCACGGACTGCATGCGCCCGGTGACGCTCTCGTGGCCCTCGGGGAACACCACGACCGCCTCGCCGCCGCGCAGCAGCGCCTCGGTTCGGCGGAGCGCGGCGCGGTCCGGCTCGTCCTGCCGAACGGGGAAGGCGCGGAGCAGGCGCGCCAGCCAGGCCAGGCCACGCACCTCGAACAGCTCGGATGTCGCCATGAACCAGGCGCGACGCGGCAGCGCAAGGCCGATGACACCCGGGTCCGCGTGGCTCAGGTGGTTCGGGGCCACGATCA
This portion of the Chthonomonadales bacterium genome encodes:
- a CDS encoding 1-acyl-sn-glycerol-3-phosphate acyltransferase encodes the protein MLYAVVRSVALLAIRAVLAWSGGLRVTGVERVPARGGVIVAPNHLSHADPGVIGLALPRRAWFMATSELFEVRGLAWLARLLRAFPVRQDEPDRAALRRTEALLRGGEAVVVFPEGHESVTGRMQSVQGGLVLLAIRTGTPVVPVAIEHTETLMPPRTFRLRRIGRPVTVHFGKPIAATELAGGLRGREAVRHGTGVLQAAIEGLLDPRYRSGGPADARPGPPPPHREGACPRV